Genomic segment of Paenibacillus sp. FSL R5-0912:
AGGAGATGACACCATCCTCCTCCGCACTGATCTCCAGGTTGACCTTGTCGGTCTCAAGCTCCGCGAGCACATCGCCCTGGCCGACAGTGTCGCCCTCTTTAACCAGCCATTTGTAGATCGTTCCTTCGGAAATGGATTCGCCCAAATCGGGTACTTTAATTTCGGACACAGGCCGTTACCTCCCCAAATATAGTAGTTTACGTTATTGAGAGACCGCCTTGCTGCTGTCAGGAAGACGGTACAGGTGCTTGTACTTGAGCGTTAAGTTTCAGGGCTTCTCTAACAATGCGCCGCTGCTCGAAGCTGTGCACATCCGCATAACCGCTGGCCGGGCTGGAGCGCTCCGGACGGCCGATATACTGGACGGTAACATTCTGCGGGGCAATGGCGCGCAGCCGGGATTCAGCGTAGCTCCAGCCGCCCATATTCTTCGGCTCCTCCTGCACCCAGACGATTTCCTGCAGGGAACGGAACGAACTGAGATGTGCGCCAAGCTCACGTTCAGGGAACGGATACAGCTGCTCCAGGCGGAGAATATGCAGCCAGGAGAAGTCCTGTCCGCGGGCGGCTTCCAGCTCAGTCTGCAGGTCGATGGCGACCTTGCCGCTGCATACCACCAGGCGCTTGACCTCTTCAGGCTTGCTGCCGAGCAGCGGTTCCGGAAGCACGGGCTGGAAGCTGCCGGAGGCGAGATCAGCACCGGCCGAGGTGCTGCGCGGATTGCGGATCAGGCTCTTCGGTGCCATGATTACCAGCGGCCGGGCATCGGGCTGTCCGCAGAGTGCAGCCTGACGGCGCAGCAGATGGAAATACTGGGCCGCGCAGGTCAGGTTCGCTACGGTCCAGTTCTCTTCAGCGGAGAGCTGCAGATAACGTTCCAGCCTACCGCTGGAATGTTCCGGTCCCTGGCCTTCATATCCATGCGGCAGCAGAATCGCAAGATTGCTGCGCTGTGTCCACTTGGCGCGTCCGGCGGAGATGAACTGGTCAATAATGACTTGGGCGGCATTGGCGAAATCACCGTATTGCGCTTCCCAGAGCACGAAGGTCTCCGGTGCGAACACATTATAGCCGTATTCATAGCCGAGTACAGAGGCTTCTGACAGCGGGCTGTTGTAGACGCCGAAGGAGGCGCGGGAATCCTTAAGCTGGTGAAGAGGGGAGAAGAGCTCCCCGCTCTCACTGTCATGCAGGACAAGGTGGCGGTGAGCGAAGGTGCCGCGCTGTGAATCCTGTCCGCTGAGGCGGATCGGCGTGCCATCCTTCAGAATGGTAGCGAAGGCCAGGGTTTCAGCCAGCGCCCAGTCTACCCGCTCGCCGTCATTCAGCGCATCCTTGCGCCGCTGCAGAATCCGCTCCAGCTTCGGATAGACCGTGAAGCCGGCCGGTACGCTCAGCAGCTCACGGTTAATCTCCTGGAGACTGGCCAGCGGAACCGCTGTAGGGCGGTGCACCGGTGTTCCCGTATCCAGGACGACCGAAGTCTTGGACTCGGCGTTCTTCTGTTTCCCTTCCTTCATCTGCTCGAAGGCCTGCTGCAGCACATTCTCGGCCTCGGCAATCATGCTCTTCACCTCATCGGCTGTAACGACCTTCTCGCGCTGCAGGCGTTCCGCATAAACGCGGTAGACGGTAGGGTGGTTGCGAACCTTGCCATATACCATCGGCTGGGTGGTTTCCGGATCATCCATCTCATTATGGCCGTGGCGGCGGTACCCGATCAGATCAATCAGGAAATCCTTCTTGAACAAATGGCGGTAAGCGCTGGCCATACGGACCGCAGCAATACAGGCTTCGGGGTCATCGGCATTGACATGCACTACCGGGATCTCATAGCCCTTCGCCAGATCACTGGCGTAATGCGTGGAGCGGGAATCTTCACTTTCGGTGGTGAAGCCGATCCGGTTATTGACGATAATATGCACAGTGCCGCCATTCTGATAACCTTGCAATTTGCCGATATTAAGTGTTTCCGCAACAATACCTTCACCAGGGAAGGCGGCATCGCCATGCATAAGCACGGCCATGGCTTTGTCCGTATTCAGCTTAGGCAGGCCGGGGGTCCCCCGTTCCTCCTGGGCTGCACGCGTGAAGCCTTCAACGACCGGATTCACGAACTCGAGATGGCTCGGGTTGTTGGCAAGCGTGATGCGGGTACGCACGGTTTCGCCTTCACGGACGGCGCGGTCGGCGCCTAGATGGTATTTCACATCACCGCTCCAGCCATAGGTGACACCCATAGAGCCTTCGGACGGGAAGAGCTCCTTGTTCGGCGAATGATGGAATTCCGAGAAAATAATATCATAAGGTTTGCCCAGAATGTGGGCCAGCACATTAAGTCTTCCGCGGTGGGCCATACCCATCAGGATATGCTCAGCGCCGTCATGTGCGGCAGCGCGGACAATTTCATCCAGCATAGGTACGAGCGCATCATTGCCTTCCAGGCTGAAGCGCTTCTGGCCGACGAAGGTCTTGTGCAGGAAGGTCTCGAACTGTTCTACCTGAATCAGGCGTTTCAGCAGCTCTTTGCGTTCCGCATGGTTCAGTGGAGCAGGCGACGTCGTGGATTCCGCCTGGCTGTTGAGCCAGCGCAGCTCACGCTCGTCATGCACATGCCCGAATTCATAGGCGATGGTCTGTGTGTAGGCCTGGCGCATTCTGTGAACGGCATCCATAGCGGTATGCACGCCCTCAGGGGCATTCTCCCAGATCAGCGAAGCCGGCAGGGCATTCAGATCTTCGCGCGTCAGCTCATAGGTCTCGATCTCCAGCCATTTCGCCATCGGGTTGGTGCTCCGCTCCAGCGGATCGATATCGGCAGCCATATGGCCGTATATTCGAATGTTAGCCATTAGCTTGGAAGCTTTAACAGCTTTCTTGAGCCACTCCGTATCTCCCGAGATGGCGGGTGGAGGCGTCTTGACGGCATCCGGAGCCAGGGGAGGCGGGCCGGATACTGTGAACAGATCGCGGTAATGATGCTCTACGGAAGAAGGGTCCTTGACAAACTGCTCGTATTTCTCCTGAATGTAGCCCAGATTGGGACCGTAATACTTGCTCCAGACAGATTCGTTATAGGGCTCTTTGATGGCCATGAGTAGGTCCTCCTAACGGATAAACTCCACATGCGGTATATAGGAACACCGCTTAGCGGAGCTGCGATGTTTGCGGTTTCATTCTCATCTTATTGTGCTACTTTCCGGCAGGGTAATCAATTCATACTTTCGTGCAATCCGTTCGCAAAACGGTATGATTCAGCAGGGAATTCATACAGAACAATCATAAATTATCCGGGTGAGGCCGGAGGAACAAAATATCTTTAGAATTAATAAAAAAATTAAGGATTTAGGTGGTTGTATATCATAGAAATGGGTAATTACTTCTATATTGTGTTATAGGATTAAATCTATTTAGTATATTTAAACTAATTTGGACCGATTGAAGATGAATTGGAATTATTTATACAAGCCATTGGCAATTTTAGCTAAGGGTCCTCACGATTTAACATAAAAAAATCCCAGAAAACGACACACTTTTCATGTAAGATCTTGTATAATGTTATTGCGGAGAACGGTTTCATCGATTCTTTCAGATCCTTTCATGTAAAGGGTCCAGTAAAGGGTAAACCTGCCGAAAGACAGGGGCACAAAGTCTCGGATCTAAAGTAGAAATACTATGATGGCCGGACTGCCTGGGGACGCGAAAATTCTAGGAGGAGATTTCTTGGATAAGTCCAACCAGGGGAATGACGAACTGCAGGCAGTTGATCTGGAT
This window contains:
- a CDS encoding 2-oxoglutarate dehydrogenase E1 component — its product is MAIKEPYNESVWSKYYGPNLGYIQEKYEQFVKDPSSVEHHYRDLFTVSGPPPLAPDAVKTPPPAISGDTEWLKKAVKASKLMANIRIYGHMAADIDPLERSTNPMAKWLEIETYELTREDLNALPASLIWENAPEGVHTAMDAVHRMRQAYTQTIAYEFGHVHDERELRWLNSQAESTTSPAPLNHAERKELLKRLIQVEQFETFLHKTFVGQKRFSLEGNDALVPMLDEIVRAAAHDGAEHILMGMAHRGRLNVLAHILGKPYDIIFSEFHHSPNKELFPSEGSMGVTYGWSGDVKYHLGADRAVREGETVRTRITLANNPSHLEFVNPVVEGFTRAAQEERGTPGLPKLNTDKAMAVLMHGDAAFPGEGIVAETLNIGKLQGYQNGGTVHIIVNNRIGFTTESEDSRSTHYASDLAKGYEIPVVHVNADDPEACIAAVRMASAYRHLFKKDFLIDLIGYRRHGHNEMDDPETTQPMVYGKVRNHPTVYRVYAERLQREKVVTADEVKSMIAEAENVLQQAFEQMKEGKQKNAESKTSVVLDTGTPVHRPTAVPLASLQEINRELLSVPAGFTVYPKLERILQRRKDALNDGERVDWALAETLAFATILKDGTPIRLSGQDSQRGTFAHRHLVLHDSESGELFSPLHQLKDSRASFGVYNSPLSEASVLGYEYGYNVFAPETFVLWEAQYGDFANAAQVIIDQFISAGRAKWTQRSNLAILLPHGYEGQGPEHSSGRLERYLQLSAEENWTVANLTCAAQYFHLLRRQAALCGQPDARPLVIMAPKSLIRNPRSTSAGADLASGSFQPVLPEPLLGSKPEEVKRLVVCSGKVAIDLQTELEAARGQDFSWLHILRLEQLYPFPERELGAHLSSFRSLQEIVWVQEEPKNMGGWSYAESRLRAIAPQNVTVQYIGRPERSSPASGYADVHSFEQRRIVREALKLNAQVQAPVPSS